Proteins co-encoded in one Opitutus terrae PB90-1 genomic window:
- a CDS encoding DEAD/DEAH box helicase, whose translation MQSHGPKRVYTPQSLEFWFDRLERDWADAFSAEELEEGRRIYRDGEVRELELTPKDAIIHRRVEKKDEYAVIEWGTEGLAVRSSTTDRSLAHALAVAGLHEIEELVADEISPLPGETKPAVDADPAGNGHGTLNGKDGNAPANGGGNGHGLAPNGHGTATNGHGNGNGQGKLAAGGTLAAGQGDGASGAATGPSRTLVLVFKTKTAGLTFQAFWAEAEGKARVPALGTPAHANGNGHVTSAERAKLIGLAAYARKAHFQYHQETGVYLMESLVEIPNFLKTVLPAWRKLFVIDLDDKAANLLKGTRTVEIEAVAEMVAPASGSAGEAMGSGTATGGAGSGARGMGLDLRWIFRAGERMLTETEVNALLKKGGAPVILPNLGIVSLPTEKWESFRAWRENLEQTQAAGAASPYLVFSLFNDARLKLTLSPEIDAWRQRVLSAPEAPPELPEVLRPYQRRGVEWLAHLCNVGCHGLLADEMGLGKTLQVITLLATRPEADRPSLVVCPASVVPVWREEIARFQPDLAVDVLKTGNDFTKPSNGPVLWLASYTQLRKHRELLAAHEFGYVILDEGQFIKNPDAKVTQACFAIRARHRIVLTGTPLENRQLDLWSIFRFLLPGLLGSRSSFESALLVDRAGTLERLRVQLAPFILRRTKKEVAQELPEKIEMDLLCPLTDVQRAEYARICTEGLQRLGDDVGAAMREKSFGFLALLTRLRQTCCDPDMLPWLKSPLADSGKIALLMEKLAEVVSSGHKVVIFSQFVMFLDRVRAALNERFPELPHFELTGMTLDRLKPVQQFQNAPGAAVMLVSLKAAGTGITLHAADYVFLLDPWWNPAVEAQAVDRVHRIGQTNTVFVYRMVTAGTIEERIQALKEEKRDLFEKLVGGLGGDFDLGQHFTSLRGLVQLTSQVEPEPELAAYTVD comes from the coding sequence ATGCAGTCGCACGGCCCTAAGCGCGTATACACACCCCAGTCGCTAGAGTTTTGGTTCGACCGCCTGGAGCGGGATTGGGCGGACGCATTCTCGGCCGAAGAGCTCGAAGAGGGGCGCCGGATTTACCGGGACGGGGAGGTGCGGGAGCTGGAACTGACGCCGAAGGACGCGATCATTCACCGGCGGGTCGAGAAAAAGGATGAATACGCCGTAATTGAATGGGGCACCGAGGGTTTGGCGGTGCGGTCGTCGACGACGGACCGGTCGCTGGCCCACGCGTTGGCGGTCGCCGGACTGCACGAGATCGAGGAGTTGGTGGCGGACGAGATTTCGCCGCTGCCGGGCGAGACCAAGCCGGCCGTGGACGCGGATCCGGCGGGCAACGGACATGGGACGCTCAACGGAAAAGACGGAAATGCGCCCGCCAACGGCGGCGGCAATGGGCATGGTCTCGCGCCCAACGGTCACGGCACTGCCACGAACGGCCATGGGAACGGGAACGGCCAGGGGAAATTGGCGGCCGGCGGGACCTTGGCGGCAGGGCAGGGTGACGGCGCGTCGGGGGCAGCCACCGGTCCTTCACGCACGCTCGTCCTCGTGTTCAAGACGAAGACGGCGGGATTGACTTTCCAAGCGTTCTGGGCCGAGGCCGAGGGGAAGGCGCGCGTGCCCGCGTTGGGCACTCCGGCGCATGCCAATGGCAACGGCCACGTGACCAGTGCGGAGCGCGCCAAGCTCATCGGGCTCGCGGCTTACGCGCGGAAGGCGCACTTCCAATATCATCAGGAGACCGGGGTGTACCTGATGGAGTCGCTGGTAGAGATCCCGAACTTCCTGAAGACCGTGCTTCCGGCGTGGCGGAAGTTGTTCGTGATCGATCTCGACGACAAGGCGGCGAACCTGCTGAAGGGCACGCGCACCGTGGAAATCGAAGCGGTGGCGGAAATGGTGGCACCCGCGAGCGGCTCGGCCGGTGAGGCGATGGGCAGCGGCACCGCGACGGGGGGAGCGGGGAGCGGCGCGCGCGGGATGGGCCTCGACCTGCGCTGGATTTTCCGGGCGGGAGAGCGGATGCTGACCGAGACCGAGGTGAACGCGTTGCTGAAGAAGGGCGGCGCGCCGGTGATCCTGCCGAACCTCGGGATCGTTTCGCTGCCGACCGAAAAATGGGAGTCGTTCCGCGCCTGGCGCGAGAACCTGGAGCAGACTCAGGCGGCGGGCGCGGCTTCGCCGTATCTTGTCTTTTCGCTGTTCAACGACGCGCGGCTGAAGCTGACGCTTTCGCCCGAAATCGACGCGTGGCGGCAGCGCGTGTTGAGCGCGCCCGAGGCGCCGCCGGAGCTGCCGGAGGTGTTGCGCCCTTACCAGCGGCGCGGCGTCGAGTGGCTGGCGCATCTCTGCAACGTGGGTTGCCACGGGCTGCTGGCGGACGAAATGGGTTTGGGCAAGACGCTGCAGGTGATCACGCTGCTGGCGACGCGACCGGAGGCCGACCGGCCGAGCCTGGTGGTGTGCCCGGCGAGCGTGGTGCCGGTGTGGCGCGAGGAAATCGCGCGGTTCCAGCCGGACCTGGCGGTTGACGTGCTGAAGACGGGCAACGATTTCACCAAACCGTCGAACGGACCGGTGCTGTGGCTCGCGAGCTACACGCAGCTGCGCAAGCATCGCGAACTGCTCGCGGCGCACGAGTTCGGCTACGTCATTCTCGACGAGGGGCAGTTCATCAAGAATCCGGACGCGAAGGTCACGCAGGCGTGCTTCGCGATTCGCGCGCGGCACCGGATCGTGTTGACCGGCACGCCGCTGGAGAACCGTCAGCTCGATCTTTGGAGCATTTTCCGTTTCCTGCTGCCGGGGCTGCTGGGCTCGCGGTCGAGTTTCGAGAGTGCGCTGCTCGTCGACCGGGCGGGCACGCTGGAGCGGCTGCGCGTGCAGCTGGCGCCGTTCATCCTTCGCCGGACCAAGAAGGAAGTGGCGCAGGAACTGCCGGAGAAGATCGAGATGGATCTGCTCTGCCCGCTGACCGACGTGCAACGCGCAGAATACGCGCGGATCTGCACGGAAGGCCTGCAGCGGTTGGGGGACGACGTCGGCGCGGCGATGCGCGAAAAATCGTTTGGGTTCCTCGCGCTGCTCACACGGCTGCGCCAGACCTGCTGCGACCCGGACATGCTGCCGTGGCTCAAGTCGCCGCTGGCCGACTCGGGCAAGATCGCGCTGCTGATGGAGAAACTCGCTGAAGTGGTAAGCAGCGGGCACAAGGTCGTGATCTTTTCGCAGTTCGTGATGTTCCTCGACCGCGTGCGCGCGGCGTTGAACGAGCGGTTCCCAGAGCTGCCGCATTTCGAACTCACCGGCATGACGCTGGACCGGTTGAAGCCGGTGCAGCAGTTCCAGAACGCGCCCGGCGCGGCGGTAATGCTCGTGTCGCTCAAGGCGGCGGGCACCGGGATCACGTTGCACGCGGCGGATTACGTTTTCCTGCTCGACCCGTGGTGGAATCCGGCGGTGGAGGCGCAGGCGGTCGATCGCGTGCACCGGATCGGTCAGACCAACACGGTGTTCGTGTATCGCATGGTGACCGCGGGCACGATCGAGGAGCGGATCCAGGCGCTGAAGGAAGAAAAGCGGGATCTGTTCGAGAAGCTCGTTGGCGGGCTCGGCGGCGACTTCGATCTCGGCCAGCATTTCACTTCGCTGCGCGGGTTGGTGCAGCTGACGTCGCAGGTCGAGCCGGAGCCGGAGCTCGCGGCGTATACGGTCGACTGA
- a CDS encoding PTS sugar transporter subunit IIA produces MEPPTDLIAQPDVIMLDLTASSREATLRALHARLCSATDAVSDPDRFLLDLLERAMVAPVCISADVATPHARTTAVERIVLGVARTAAPGVGFDGEHPAVRLIFMIGTPKQQVTEYLELVATISRVLKVAGAREALLEAESEAKFRAALSRAAAT; encoded by the coding sequence GTGGAACCCCCGACGGACCTCATTGCCCAGCCTGACGTAATCATGCTCGACCTGACGGCGAGTTCGCGGGAAGCGACCCTGCGCGCCCTGCATGCTCGGCTATGCAGCGCGACCGACGCGGTCAGCGATCCCGATCGTTTCCTGCTCGATCTGCTGGAGCGTGCGATGGTGGCGCCGGTCTGCATCAGCGCGGACGTGGCGACACCGCATGCGCGCACGACGGCGGTCGAGCGGATCGTGCTCGGCGTGGCGCGGACCGCCGCGCCAGGCGTTGGGTTCGACGGCGAGCATCCCGCGGTACGGCTGATTTTCATGATCGGGACGCCGAAACAGCAGGTGACGGAATATCTCGAGTTGGTGGCGACGATCTCGCGAGTGCTGAAAGTTGCCGGGGCGCGGGAGGCGTTGCTCGAGGCGGAGAGTGAAGCGAAATTCCGCGCTGCCTTGTCCCGCGCGGCGGCGACATGA
- a CDS encoding ClcB-like voltage-gated chloride channel protein, giving the protein MDATPFDQNTGGTPVSRRFSDRRQAAMKGVRDPAVQLLQRLIRLLRWRVWIQEKLQPTEWQITLWWAALAGFVGALSSLLFSVLTEGIHELLTGRSDGVVETMRQLPWWACVAVPATGGLLAGATLLLGKRLSQGQSSTDYMEAIAIGSGRIPVRSSLLKSAAALFSIGSGGSIGREGPMVQLAALQASMLGRWRRFSPPQLRLLVACGAASGIASAYNAPIAGSFFVAEIILGTIAMESLGPLAVSAVAAALTVRVLTDAQHLYQVPAFRLDSPWEMLPYVMLGFIEGTLAPWFLRSLRRAEKLFVVTTIPPIARLVLGGMLVGGIAIFFPQVAGNGYTVVLEILNGQVVWLALVGIMIAKWLATASSFGSGAPGGVFTPSLFMGASAGYLFGTAVHSFWPAGAPDPQACALVGMGAFLSAASYAPVMAIIMLFEMTLSYDIILPLMLCNVIAYYTAKGLQGESLYSESLRRKAAETPSAVMPMGKVRDLLKTKPPVVSSTARFAEIARLFLSVRVNNIYVVGEDQRFFGVVSLHDIKPYLGDPDLASLVIANDIMREEFPRIGPDQSLSEALGAFLGHPIERVPVIDPESSRLLGSLSKTDLLLALVEKRQQPTG; this is encoded by the coding sequence GTGGACGCCACGCCGTTCGACCAGAACACGGGCGGGACGCCCGTGTCGCGCCGGTTCAGCGATCGGAGGCAGGCAGCGATGAAAGGCGTGCGTGATCCGGCGGTTCAGTTGCTGCAGCGGTTGATCCGGCTGTTGCGCTGGCGCGTCTGGATCCAGGAGAAACTGCAGCCCACGGAGTGGCAGATCACGCTGTGGTGGGCGGCGCTGGCGGGCTTTGTCGGCGCGTTGTCCTCGCTGCTGTTCAGCGTGCTGACGGAGGGTATTCACGAACTGCTGACCGGCCGCAGCGACGGTGTCGTGGAGACGATGCGCCAGCTGCCGTGGTGGGCCTGCGTGGCGGTGCCGGCGACGGGCGGGTTGCTGGCGGGCGCCACGCTGCTGCTGGGCAAACGGCTCTCGCAGGGACAAAGCTCGACCGACTACATGGAGGCGATCGCGATCGGCTCCGGCCGAATTCCGGTGCGCTCGAGCCTGCTCAAGAGCGCGGCCGCGTTGTTCTCGATCGGTTCGGGTGGTTCGATCGGACGCGAGGGTCCGATGGTGCAGCTCGCGGCGTTGCAGGCGTCGATGCTGGGACGCTGGCGCCGGTTTTCGCCGCCGCAGCTGCGATTGCTCGTGGCGTGCGGCGCGGCGTCGGGCATCGCCTCGGCCTACAACGCGCCGATTGCCGGATCGTTCTTCGTGGCGGAAATCATCCTCGGCACCATCGCGATGGAGAGCCTGGGGCCGCTCGCGGTCTCCGCCGTGGCGGCGGCGCTGACCGTGCGCGTGCTGACGGATGCGCAACATCTTTATCAGGTGCCGGCCTTCCGGCTGGATTCACCGTGGGAGATGCTGCCGTATGTCATGCTCGGCTTCATCGAGGGCACGTTGGCGCCGTGGTTCCTGCGTTCGCTGCGTCGCGCGGAAAAGCTGTTCGTGGTCACGACGATTCCGCCGATCGCGCGGCTCGTGCTCGGCGGCATGCTCGTGGGCGGTATCGCGATTTTTTTCCCGCAGGTGGCGGGCAACGGCTACACTGTCGTGCTGGAAATCCTGAACGGCCAGGTCGTGTGGCTCGCGCTGGTCGGCATCATGATCGCGAAGTGGCTCGCGACCGCGTCGTCGTTCGGCTCGGGGGCGCCGGGCGGCGTGTTCACGCCGTCGCTGTTCATGGGGGCGAGCGCCGGTTATCTGTTCGGCACGGCCGTGCACTCGTTCTGGCCGGCGGGCGCGCCGGACCCGCAGGCCTGCGCGCTGGTGGGGATGGGCGCATTCCTGTCGGCGGCGAGCTACGCGCCGGTGATGGCGATCATCATGCTGTTCGAAATGACGCTGAGCTACGACATCATCCTGCCGTTGATGCTGTGCAACGTGATCGCTTATTACACGGCCAAGGGGCTGCAGGGCGAGTCGCTCTACAGTGAATCGCTGCGGCGGAAGGCCGCGGAGACGCCCTCCGCGGTGATGCCGATGGGCAAGGTGCGCGATCTGTTGAAGACCAAGCCGCCGGTCGTCTCGAGCACGGCGCGGTTCGCGGAAATCGCGCGGCTGTTCCTGTCGGTGCGCGTGAACAACATTTACGTGGTGGGTGAGGACCAGCGGTTTTTCGGCGTGGTGTCGCTGCACGACATCAAGCCGTACCTCGGCGATCCCGATCTTGCGAGCCTGGTGATCGCGAACGACATCATGCGCGAGGAGTTCCCGCGGATCGGGCCCGACCAGTCGCTCAGCGAGGCGCTGGGCGCGTTCTTGGGCCATCCGATCGAGCGCGTGCCGGTGATCGATCCGGAGAGCAGCCGCCTGCTCGGCAGTTTGTCGAAGACGGACCTGCTCCTCGCGCTGGTGGAAAAACGCCAGCAGCCGACGGGCTAA
- a CDS encoding putative porin — translation MLPLKSTWLRCLGGGLLALTLTGSALRAQDSGPLLDLLVKKGIVTDQEAEELRAELVKDFATSSPAGKLNLSSGLTELKISGDARVRYEHRTGENAAGDNIDRGRWRYRLRPAITGTLGSQWFFGLRIENGGGNRSSNVTFGDDGGPWAKTNDGFYAGQVYIGFKPTNAWTLYAGRIPNPFVTTSMVWDGDINPEGFAEKFTYAAGPVSYFVNLGQFIYDSANPQNALAPAVNRKDQYMLGWQAGATVKFDERNSLTVAPTLYHYVNNERNAKTFAGSFSPGTQNAINNLMIAEVPFTLATTLPNGAAASVFGDVAYNFDGDDRARKYGRPDLDSEALAWQLGAQYGKAKNRGEWDLKAFYQATGLFALDPNLVDSDLFDSRVNTKGWVVGLNYLLSDAVTFTVTYADAKTKDTSAISAGSGDIGIPSLRSFGLLQFDIVAKF, via the coding sequence ATGCTCCCACTGAAATCAACCTGGCTCCGCTGCTTGGGCGGCGGGCTGCTGGCGCTCACGTTGACCGGCTCCGCTCTGCGCGCGCAAGACAGCGGACCGCTGCTCGACCTGCTTGTGAAAAAAGGAATCGTGACCGACCAGGAAGCGGAGGAACTCCGCGCCGAACTGGTCAAGGACTTCGCGACCAGCTCGCCCGCGGGCAAACTGAACCTCAGCTCCGGGCTCACCGAGCTGAAAATCTCGGGCGACGCTCGCGTGCGTTACGAACACCGCACCGGTGAGAACGCCGCCGGTGACAACATCGATCGCGGTCGCTGGCGCTATCGGCTGCGGCCGGCGATCACCGGCACGCTCGGCAGCCAGTGGTTCTTCGGGCTGCGCATCGAGAACGGCGGCGGCAACCGCTCCTCCAATGTGACGTTCGGCGACGACGGCGGTCCTTGGGCGAAAACCAACGACGGCTTCTACGCCGGCCAGGTTTATATCGGCTTCAAGCCGACGAACGCCTGGACGCTCTACGCCGGCCGGATCCCGAATCCGTTCGTGACCACGTCGATGGTCTGGGACGGCGACATTAATCCGGAAGGCTTCGCGGAGAAGTTCACCTACGCCGCGGGCCCGGTCAGCTACTTCGTCAACCTGGGTCAGTTCATCTATGACTCGGCGAACCCGCAGAACGCGCTCGCTCCGGCGGTGAACCGGAAGGACCAATACATGCTCGGCTGGCAGGCCGGCGCCACGGTCAAGTTCGACGAGCGCAACAGCCTCACGGTGGCGCCGACGCTCTATCACTACGTGAACAACGAGCGGAACGCGAAGACCTTCGCCGGCTCGTTCAGCCCCGGCACGCAGAATGCCATCAACAATCTCATGATTGCCGAGGTGCCGTTCACGTTGGCCACGACGCTGCCGAACGGTGCCGCGGCCAGCGTATTTGGCGACGTCGCCTACAACTTCGACGGCGACGATCGCGCCCGGAAATACGGCCGGCCCGACCTCGATAGCGAGGCGTTGGCCTGGCAGCTCGGCGCGCAGTACGGCAAGGCCAAGAATCGCGGCGAGTGGGACCTCAAGGCCTTCTATCAGGCCACCGGTCTGTTCGCGCTCGATCCGAACCTCGTCGATTCCGACCTCTTCGACAGCCGGGTGAACACGAAGGGATGGGTCGTCGGTCTCAACTACCTGTTGTCCGACGCCGTCACCTTCACGGTCACCTATGCGGACGCGAAGACCAAGGACACGTCGGCCATCTCGGCCGGTTCGGGTGACATCGGTATTCCCAGCCTCCGCAGCTTCGGCCTGCTGCAGTTCGACATCGTCGCGAAATTCTAA
- a CDS encoding phosphate ABC transporter substrate-binding protein, with amino-acid sequence MNKTFVLLTAVLAATPVFAQKLVIKGSDTLGAKLVPQLAEEYKARHPGVAFEIAAEGSTTGIAAIIDGTAQIGMSSRRAKPTEMSAAQAKGVSMKPTIVAYDGIAVIVNENNPLSSLSKRQIEQIFTGDVTDWSAVGGQPGRISIYTRNTSSGTYSDFKDLAMKKRDYASSSQKMAGNEQIAAEVGRNPNGIGYVGLAYDQAPGIKVIAIDGATPSKESVLAKKYPYARPTFYYTNGEPSGEAAKFVEFTLSDDGQRIASQVGFVPVR; translated from the coding sequence ATGAACAAAACATTCGTGCTGCTCACCGCGGTGCTCGCCGCGACTCCGGTCTTCGCCCAAAAACTCGTCATCAAAGGCTCCGACACGCTCGGCGCCAAACTCGTCCCACAACTCGCGGAAGAATACAAGGCCCGCCACCCCGGCGTGGCGTTCGAAATCGCCGCGGAAGGTTCGACCACCGGCATCGCGGCCATCATCGACGGCACGGCGCAGATCGGCATGTCGTCCCGCCGCGCCAAACCCACCGAAATGTCCGCGGCGCAAGCCAAGGGCGTGTCGATGAAGCCGACGATCGTCGCTTACGACGGCATCGCGGTGATCGTGAATGAAAACAATCCGCTCTCCTCGCTCAGCAAGCGGCAAATCGAGCAGATCTTCACCGGCGATGTGACCGACTGGTCGGCGGTCGGCGGACAGCCGGGCCGGATCTCGATCTACACGCGCAACACCTCGTCCGGCACGTATTCCGACTTCAAGGATCTCGCGATGAAGAAACGCGATTACGCGTCCTCGTCGCAGAAGATGGCCGGCAACGAACAGATCGCGGCCGAGGTCGGTCGTAATCCGAATGGCATTGGCTACGTCGGGCTGGCCTACGATCAGGCGCCCGGCATCAAGGTCATCGCGATCGACGGCGCCACGCCGAGCAAGGAGTCGGTGCTGGCGAAGAAGTATCCGTATGCGCGTCCGACGTTCTACTACACGAACGGCGAGCCTTCGGGCGAAGCCGCCAAGTTCGTCGAGTTCACCCTGAGCGACGACGGACAGCGGATCGCGTCGCAGGTCGGGTTCGTGCCCGTCCGGTGA
- the pstC gene encoding phosphate ABC transporter permease subunit PstC has protein sequence MPPASSTAATPARFAIERRRIRFLGLSLDDAIRVFFGGNAFVAVVVLTLITVFLAREGGGFFGQNLENLRIYRQAGLEYVDYIRRAESEHTALTRALARLRQDALVHELQVEKLPIAEANARLTDYDAFAGGFSDAIEPLRGFVSDLGEQASAIKTKFTVSQDQREHRAQLLAEGRTEEAAAVKIDEVDFGAEVQVLTGTLPLYRETSAEVQRQLAAAIATLPAMPTAELRGELADFQRAARTYIAGLPQVEQELAQWDWQAPVPRWQAFTRFLFGREWLTASFWQDRFGVLPLLTGSLLVSGIALALAVPLGVGAAIYVNQLASTSEQRLIKPGIEFISAFPSVVLGFFGIVFLGEHLRTLSQLPWLSWVPGFPIAERLNALTAGCLLGLIAVPTIFTLAEDALNNVPRSFREASLALGATRLQTIVRITVPAALSGIVSAVLLGFGRVIGETMVVLLCAGNRIAIPDFSEGLGVITQPVHTMTGIIAQEMGEVVRGSMHYRALFVVGLLLFVLSLAINYAAQKIVRRYRINAG, from the coding sequence ATGCCTCCCGCGAGTTCCACCGCCGCCACCCCTGCTCGATTCGCGATCGAGCGGCGGCGGATTCGCTTTCTCGGATTGAGTCTGGACGACGCGATCCGGGTGTTTTTTGGCGGCAACGCGTTCGTGGCCGTTGTGGTGCTGACGCTGATCACCGTGTTCCTGGCGCGCGAGGGCGGGGGCTTCTTTGGCCAAAACCTGGAGAATCTGCGGATCTATCGCCAGGCGGGACTCGAGTATGTCGATTACATCCGTCGGGCCGAGAGCGAGCACACCGCGCTCACGCGGGCGCTGGCGCGGCTCCGGCAGGATGCGCTGGTGCACGAGCTACAGGTCGAAAAACTGCCGATCGCCGAGGCCAACGCCCGGCTGACGGACTACGATGCGTTTGCCGGCGGATTCAGTGACGCGATCGAGCCGCTGCGCGGATTCGTCTCCGATCTCGGCGAACAGGCGAGCGCGATCAAGACGAAGTTCACTGTCTCGCAGGATCAGCGCGAGCACCGCGCGCAGCTGCTCGCGGAGGGCCGGACGGAGGAAGCGGCGGCGGTGAAGATCGACGAAGTGGATTTCGGCGCCGAGGTCCAGGTGCTTACGGGCACGTTGCCGTTGTATCGCGAAACCAGCGCGGAGGTTCAGCGCCAGCTCGCCGCCGCGATCGCCACGCTTCCGGCGATGCCGACGGCGGAACTGCGGGGAGAGTTGGCAGATTTTCAGCGCGCAGCGCGGACCTACATCGCGGGGTTGCCGCAGGTCGAACAGGAGCTCGCGCAGTGGGACTGGCAGGCGCCGGTGCCGCGGTGGCAGGCGTTCACGCGGTTCCTTTTCGGACGCGAGTGGCTGACCGCGAGTTTCTGGCAGGACCGCTTCGGCGTATTGCCGCTGCTGACGGGATCGTTGCTCGTGTCCGGGATCGCGCTGGCTCTGGCGGTTCCGCTGGGCGTGGGCGCGGCGATCTACGTGAACCAGCTCGCATCGACGAGCGAGCAGCGGCTGATCAAGCCGGGGATCGAGTTCATCTCGGCCTTTCCGTCGGTGGTGCTGGGATTTTTCGGCATCGTGTTTCTCGGCGAACACCTGCGGACGCTCTCGCAGCTGCCCTGGCTATCGTGGGTGCCCGGATTCCCCATCGCCGAACGGCTGAACGCGCTGACGGCGGGATGCCTGCTCGGGCTGATTGCGGTGCCGACGATTTTCACGCTGGCGGAGGACGCGCTCAACAACGTGCCGCGATCCTTCCGCGAGGCGTCCCTGGCTCTCGGTGCCACGCGGCTGCAGACGATCGTGCGGATCACGGTGCCCGCTGCGCTCTCCGGCATCGTCTCGGCGGTGCTGCTCGGGTTCGGCCGCGTGATCGGTGAAACCATGGTCGTGCTGTTGTGCGCGGGCAATCGGATCGCGATTCCGGATTTTTCGGAAGGCCTCGGCGTCATCACCCAGCCGGTGCACACGATGACGGGCATCATTGCCCAGGAAATGGGCGAGGTGGTCCGCGGCAGCATGCACTACCGCGCCTTGTTCGTCGTCGGGCTGCTGCTGTTCGTGCTGTCGCTCGCGATCAATTATGCGGCGCAGAAGATCGTGCGTCGCTATCGGATCAACGCCGGATGA
- the pstA gene encoding phosphate ABC transporter permease PstA produces the protein MSTTLTNPFAARPNRTRVGEAAVRWVLRLCAYLVLGCGAAVLANIVWKGAGTVFQTEPPFVNVRFFTQAPESLYVFDYEGRHYELGDREYRAFRAERGNPTIAAESYVYSAGGIFPAIAGTVLLVVGSMTIALALGVCAAIYLNEYARDSRRIRFVRLAIVNLAGVPSIVFGLFGFGLFVIFLGWNVSLLAGWFTLAFMVLPVVITASEESLKAVPKGFREGALALGATKWQTIRKNVLPYALPGILTSSILGIARVAGETAPIMFTAAYVIRDKLPWDVEHAADFVFQGVMALPYHIYVVSSKIPQNAYTERVQYGTALVFLLVVAATAAAAIVLRNRLRHRYRW, from the coding sequence ATGAGCACGACCCTGACCAATCCGTTTGCGGCGCGACCGAACCGGACCCGGGTGGGGGAGGCGGCGGTGCGTTGGGTGCTGCGGCTGTGTGCATACCTCGTGCTGGGCTGCGGGGCCGCGGTGCTGGCCAACATCGTATGGAAGGGGGCGGGCACGGTGTTCCAGACCGAGCCACCCTTCGTGAACGTGCGCTTTTTCACGCAAGCGCCGGAATCGCTGTATGTGTTCGACTACGAGGGCCGGCACTACGAGCTGGGGGACCGGGAGTACCGGGCGTTTCGCGCGGAGCGCGGGAATCCCACGATCGCAGCGGAGAGCTACGTCTACTCGGCGGGCGGGATTTTCCCCGCGATCGCGGGCACGGTGCTCCTCGTCGTCGGATCGATGACGATCGCGCTGGCGCTCGGCGTGTGCGCCGCGATCTACCTCAACGAATATGCGCGCGACAGCCGGCGGATTCGGTTTGTGCGGCTCGCCATCGTCAATCTCGCCGGCGTGCCGTCGATCGTGTTCGGCCTTTTCGGCTTCGGCCTGTTCGTGATCTTTTTGGGCTGGAACGTCTCGCTGCTGGCGGGGTGGTTCACGCTCGCCTTCATGGTCCTGCCCGTCGTGATCACCGCGAGCGAAGAGTCGCTGAAGGCGGTGCCGAAAGGTTTTCGCGAGGGCGCGCTGGCGCTGGGCGCGACCAAGTGGCAGACGATCCGCAAGAACGTGCTGCCGTATGCGCTGCCGGGAATTCTCACGTCGTCGATTCTCGGGATCGCGCGCGTCGCCGGCGAAACCGCGCCGATCATGTTCACGGCGGCCTACGTGATCCGTGACAAGCTGCCGTGGGACGTCGAGCACGCCGCCGACTTCGTTTTCCAAGGCGTGATGGCGCTGCCGTATCACATCTACGTCGTGAGTTCGAAGATCCCGCAAAACGCCTACACGGAGCGGGTGCAATACGGCACGGCGCTGGTCTTTCTCCTCGTGGTCGCCGCCACGGCAGCCGCGGCGATCGTCCTGCGCAACCGGCTGCGCCACCGCTACCGATGGTGA
- the pstB gene encoding phosphate ABC transporter ATP-binding protein PstB, whose amino-acid sequence MTLMESTRPSSSSSAAALAAGPAASRPASALVAAHARVIVPNPIIDIQGLDFSYGSHRALHEISLQIEAKRVTAFIGPSGCGKSTLLRCLNRMNDLIDGARVTGGSIRIHGADINAPAVDVIELRKRVGMVFQKSNPFPKSIYENIAFGLRLQGIKDRGRLDEIVEKSLRGAALWDEVKDRLHLSGLGLSGGQQQRLCIARAIAVEPEIILMDEPCSALDPLATAKIEELIQELRARYTIVIVTHNMQQAARVSDHTAFFYLGRLIEFGVTRDLFTNPANAQTEAYVSGRFG is encoded by the coding sequence ATGACCTTGATGGAATCCACTCGCCCGTCGTCCTCGTCCTCGGCCGCGGCTCTCGCTGCGGGGCCGGCCGCCTCACGGCCGGCCTCGGCGCTCGTTGCCGCCCATGCCCGCGTGATCGTGCCGAATCCGATCATCGACATTCAGGGGCTCGATTTTTCCTACGGATCGCACCGTGCGCTGCACGAGATTTCGCTGCAGATCGAGGCGAAGCGCGTCACGGCGTTCATCGGCCCTTCCGGTTGCGGCAAGTCGACGCTGCTGCGCTGTCTGAACCGGATGAACGACCTGATCGACGGTGCGCGGGTGACCGGCGGCTCGATCCGGATCCACGGGGCCGACATCAACGCGCCGGCCGTCGACGTGATCGAACTGCGCAAGCGCGTGGGCATGGTGTTTCAGAAATCGAATCCGTTCCCGAAGAGCATTTACGAGAACATCGCGTTCGGGCTGCGGCTGCAGGGGATCAAGGATCGCGGGCGACTCGATGAGATCGTGGAAAAATCACTCCGCGGCGCGGCGCTGTGGGACGAGGTGAAGGACCGGCTGCACCTCAGCGGGCTCGGCCTCTCCGGCGGTCAGCAGCAGCGGCTGTGCATCGCGCGCGCGATTGCGGTCGAACCGGAGATCATCCTGATGGACGAACCGTGCTCGGCGCTGGATCCGCTCGCCACGGCCAAGATCGAGGAGTTGATCCAGGAACTGCGCGCGCGCTACACGATCGTGATCGTCACGCACAACATGCAGCAAGCGGCGCGCGTCTCCGATCACACGGCGTTCTTTTACCTGGGACGGCTGATCGAGTTTGGGGTGACCCGCGACCTGTTCACCAACCCCGCCAACGCCCAGACGGAGGCCTACGTGTCGGGGCGGTTTGGATGA